One segment of Primulina tabacum isolate GXHZ01 chromosome 14, ASM2559414v2, whole genome shotgun sequence DNA contains the following:
- the LOC142524998 gene encoding uncharacterized protein LOC142524998: MVSQILSLYDFRTCGLLGLWAFHVSEWKFGKAQGGANHGPDLQWKKGLTRVQAYERDLGASNVGLIKCFCFCYSTFVLLQYCCFCCYSTASACSVIKFSSDMSTESSVQRETSHVVPTVPTQVVPRAAAVTVPASHGEKPEKFIGVDFKRWQQKMLFYLTTLNLARFLFEDAPNLKEGEGDVESVSALEAWNHSDFLCRNYVLNGLTDSLYNVYCEKKTAKELWESLDRKYKTEDAGAKKFLVGRFLDFKMVDSKPVISQVQEIQVILHEIHAEGMTLSESFQVAAIVEKLPPAWKDFKNYLKHKRKEMNVEELIVRLRIEEDNKSSERRLFSPVAAKANVVEHGQSSKKRNFSPSNKKLNLRPKGGVSKKKFSGKCYNCDSMGHKASECKKPKRNREVNMVENISQEVSNMNLCAVISEVNLVGSNPREWWIDTGATRHVCSDKEMFATLEESMNGEKLFMGNSATSEIKGQGKFVLKMTSGKELTLNNVLYVPDIRKNLVSGSLLNKHGFRIVFESDKVVLSKSGMFVGKGYVCNGLFKLNVMTIKPVMNKNMWGEAVLTANYLLNKVPQKKQDKSPYELWKGRSPSYQYLRVWGCLAKEEPSSSKRLYETNDEEQELDQDTEPRRSKRARTEKSFGPDFITFMMERFDYFNTYSHVSRITSIRVILAIAALRNLEVHQIDVKTAFLNADLEEKIYMEQPEGFSATEEENKFNNDDSALARTPIDTSQHLSKNRGENIAYAVIKLSRFTSNPGVEHWKAIIRLLRYLRYTREHGLHYTRYHAVIEGYSDANWISDMKDSKSTSGFIFTLGGSAIVWKSSKQTVIGRSTMESEFIALDKCAEEAEWLRHLLEDVPGWEKSVPAICIHCDSQSAIGKAQNKMYNGKSRYICRRHTAIRQLLSTGVISVEYVKSKDNIEDLLTKGLNRELVAKMSRGMGLKPIE, from the exons ATGGTATCACAAATTTTGTCTCTTTACGATTTTCGTACAT GTGGGCTTTTAGGCTTATGGGCTTTCCATGTGAGTGAATGGAAATTTGGAAAG GCGCAGGGGGGTGCAAATCATGGGCCCGATTTGCAGTGGAAAAAAGGCTTGACTCGTGTGCAAGCGTACGAGCGCGACCTGGGCGCGTCGAATGTCGGACTGATCAAG TGCTTCTGCTTCTGCTACAGTACTTTTGTTCTGCTACAGTACTGCTGTTTTTGCTGCTACAGTACTGCTTCTGCTTGTTCTGTGATAAAGTTCAG TTCAGATATGTCTACTGAATCCAGCGTACAAAGGGAAACTAGTCATGTTGTCCCTACTGTGCCTACTCAAGTTGTCCCACGTGCTGCTGCGGTTACTGTCCCAGCCAGCCACGGTGAAAAGCCTGAGAAGTTCATTGGTGTGGATTTCAAGAGGTGGcagcagaaaatgttgttttacTTGACAACACTGAACCTGGCTAGATTCCTATTCGAGGATGCTCCTAACCTGAAAGAGGGTGAGGGAGATGTTGAATCCGTCAGTGCACTGGAGGCTTGGAATCATTCTGATTTCCTATGCCGAAATTATGTGCTGAATGGATTGACAGACTCGCTATACAATGTATACTGCGAAAAGAAGACAGCCAAAGAGCTATGGGAATCCCTTGACAGAAAGTACAAAACCGAGGATGCCGGGGCCAAGAAGTTTCTTGTAGGCCGGTTTCTGGattttaaaatggtggattCTAAGCCGGTTATcagccaagttcaagaaatccaAGTGATTCTTCACGAGATTCACGCCGAGGGGATGACGTTGAGCGAATCTTTCCAAGTGGCTGCTATAGTTGAGAAACTACCACCAGCttggaaggatttcaaaaaCTACTTGAAACACAAGCGAAAGGAGATGAACGTTGAAGAGCTCATTGTTAGACTTCGCATCGAGGAAGACAACAAGAGTTCGGAAAGACGATTGTTTTCTCCTGTTGCCGCTAAGGCAAATGTTGTCGAGCATGGCCAAAGCTCGAAAAAGAGAAACTTTTCTCCCTCCAACAAGAAGTTGAACCTCAGACCCAAAGGAGGTGTTTCAAAGAAGAAGTTCTCTGGAAAATGCTATAACTGTGATAGCATGGGTCACAAGGCATCTGAATGTAAGAAGCCAAAGAGAAACCGAGAGGTGAATATGGTGGAGAACATATCTCAAGAGGTTTCGAACATGAATCTCTGTGCTGTAATATCAGAAGTTAATCTGGTGGGTTCTAACCCAAGGGAGTGGTGGATCGACACTGGTGCCACTCGCCATGTTTGCTCCGACAAGGAGATGTTTGCTACTCTTGAGGAATCTATGAATGGTGAAAAACTATTCATGGGAAATTCCGCCACTTCCGAGATCAAGGGACAAGGGAAATTTGTCCTAAAGATGACATCTGGAAAAGAACTTACTTTAAACAATGTGCTGTATGTGCCTGACATCCGCAAGAACTTGGTGTCAGGGTCGCTTCTGAACAAGCATGGTTTCCGCATTGTATTCGAGTCAGATAAGGTGGTTTTGTCGAAAAGTGGAATGTTTGTTGGCAAAGGTTATGTTTGTAATGGGTTATTCAAACTCAATGTTATGACTATTAAGCCTGTGATGAATAAA AACATGTGGGGGGAAGCTGTTCTAACAGCAAATTACCTTTTAAATAAGGTGCCCCAAAAGAAGCAAGATAAAAGTCCATATGAGTTATGGAAAGGTAGAAGTCCTTCTTACCAATACTTGCGAGTGTGGGGGTGTCTTGCTAAG gaagaaccaagttcatccaaaagatTATATGAAACAAATGATGAAGAACAAGAGCTTGATCAAGACACAGAACCTAGACGTAGCAAGAGAGCTAGGACTGAGAAATCCTTTGGTCCGgatttcatcactttcatgatggaaa GGTTTGATTACTTTAACACATATTCTCATGTATCGAGAATAACCTCTATTCGTGTGATACTTGCGATTGCCGCCTTGCGGAATCTTGAAGTACACCAAATAGACGTAAAGACAGCTTTTCTAAATGCAGATTTAGAAGAGAAAATTTACATGGAACAACCCGAGGGATTTTCTGCGACTGAGGAAGAAAATAAG TTCAATAATGATGACTCTGCATTGGCTAGGACCCCGATAGATACCAGTCAAcatctatcaaagaatcgaggtgaaa acatagccTATGCAGTAATcaaattgagtagattcacgAGTAATCCAGGAGTTGAACACTGGAAAGCAATTATCAGATTGTTAAGATACTTAAGGTACACTCGTGAACATGGGCTGCACTATACCAGATATCATGCTGTTATTGAAGGATACAGTGATGCAAATTGgatatctgatatgaaagactcAAAATCTACAAGTGGATTTATATTTACTTTAGGAGGTTCAGCAATTGTGTGGAAATCTTCTAAACAAACTGTAATAGGCAGAtccacaatggaatctgagTTTATAGCTCTTGACAAGTGTGCTGAAGAGGCTGAATGGCTGCGTCACTTATTAGAAGATGTTCCAGGATGGGAAAAATCAGTGCCAGCTATATGTATACATTGTGATAGCCAATCTGCAATTGGAAAGgcacaaaataaaatgtataatggtAAGTCTAGGTATATATGTCGTAGACACACTGCCATCAGACAACTACTCTCAACTGGAGTTATCTCTGTTGAGTATGTAAAGTCAAAGGATAATATAGAGGATCTGCTAACCAAAGGGTTAAACAGAGAGTTAGTTGCGAAAATGTCAAGGGGAATGGGGCTCAAGCCTATAGAATAA